In the genome of Croceimicrobium hydrocarbonivorans, one region contains:
- a CDS encoding sensor histidine kinase, with translation MGKLNAGINKEAIFNLIGNLVDLGIWQYNVTRDYLEWDEVMFKIYGQDPANFEHKFSDWRKAVHPDDIEGAEASFQESVQSEGEFIYTFRIVHPNGEIHFIKANAQSHGLNEEGDHIIVGANQDVTEFLKVSEENEALIETLKDSQETARIGSWQYFPDSNISVLDEVTKSIYGLPPDYKIDAAEGITYYKKGYSRDKIIEAFGELLEKKKPYDLELQLITAQGKEIWVRTIGKPKLNAAGKVIKASGVFQDITEQKEKELALLESTRRFEGAFQYSAIGMALVGLDGKWLKVNKRLVDYFGYEESELLKKTFQDLTHPEDLNTDLEFLKDCINGKIDHYHMDKRYRRKSGEWMWAMLSVAVVRDSENKPISQIEDINARKTYEEQLLEANQSLIKLTNKLSLQNRSLNDFAHITSHNLRAPVANLILLTELYESAEDAEYKDVIFTKMAQSTADLNETLDELVEALIIKNKAGMEMQELDLRDYVNTVLKKQSALIRHTDAKIEMDLGFEKIFAQPHYLESILLNLISNAIKYKNPDRRPEIQIKAYHKEGVPSIEIRDNGVGIDLVRHGHKVFGLHKTFHKNSDARGVGLFMVKVQMEAMGGEVDVDSEPDEGSVFILKFKPDLQRL, from the coding sequence ATGGGGAAATTAAATGCAGGCATAAATAAGGAGGCAATTTTCAATTTGATCGGCAATCTGGTTGATTTGGGAATATGGCAGTACAATGTGACTAGAGATTACCTCGAGTGGGATGAGGTGATGTTTAAAATCTATGGTCAGGATCCGGCCAACTTCGAACATAAATTTTCCGATTGGCGGAAGGCGGTACATCCCGATGATATTGAAGGGGCCGAAGCATCTTTTCAAGAATCAGTGCAAAGTGAAGGAGAATTCATTTATACCTTCAGAATTGTTCATCCCAATGGCGAAATTCATTTCATCAAAGCCAATGCCCAGAGTCATGGCTTAAATGAAGAGGGCGATCACATTATTGTGGGGGCCAATCAAGATGTAACAGAGTTCTTAAAGGTAAGTGAGGAAAATGAGGCCTTAATTGAAACCTTGAAAGATTCTCAAGAAACTGCCAGAATAGGTAGTTGGCAATATTTTCCAGATTCAAATATTTCGGTTTTAGATGAGGTGACTAAAAGTATTTATGGATTGCCTCCGGATTATAAAATTGATGCAGCAGAAGGAATCACCTATTATAAGAAAGGTTATTCTCGAGATAAAATAATTGAGGCTTTTGGCGAATTACTCGAAAAGAAAAAGCCTTATGACCTGGAGCTGCAATTAATTACGGCCCAGGGTAAAGAAATATGGGTTCGAACCATCGGTAAGCCTAAGCTGAATGCAGCAGGCAAGGTGATTAAGGCCAGCGGAGTTTTCCAGGACATCACCGAACAAAAGGAAAAGGAGCTGGCCTTATTAGAATCTACCCGTCGTTTTGAAGGTGCCTTTCAATACTCCGCCATTGGTATGGCCCTGGTGGGTTTAGATGGTAAATGGCTCAAGGTTAATAAGCGCTTGGTCGACTATTTTGGCTACGAAGAATCGGAATTATTGAAAAAGACCTTTCAGGATTTAACTCATCCTGAAGATTTAAATACCGATCTCGAGTTTTTGAAGGACTGTATAAACGGTAAGATCGACCATTACCATATGGATAAACGCTACCGCCGGAAATCTGGTGAGTGGATGTGGGCAATGTTGAGTGTGGCGGTTGTTAGAGATTCCGAGAACAAACCCATTTCTCAGATTGAGGATATCAACGCTCGTAAAACGTATGAGGAGCAACTTTTAGAGGCCAATCAGAGCTTGATAAAATTGACCAACAAGCTAAGCCTGCAAAATCGCAGCTTGAATGATTTCGCCCATATTACCTCGCATAATTTGCGAGCACCAGTGGCTAATTTGATCCTGCTGACCGAATTGTATGAAAGTGCTGAGGATGCGGAATACAAAGATGTGATCTTTACCAAAATGGCTCAGTCTACGGCTGATCTCAATGAAACTTTGGATGAATTGGTAGAGGCCTTGATTATTAAGAACAAGGCCGGCATGGAAATGCAAGAACTCGATTTGAGGGACTATGTAAATACCGTACTCAAGAAGCAATCGGCTCTAATTCGCCATACCGATGCTAAGATTGAAATGGATTTGGGCTTCGAAAAGATTTTTGCACAGCCTCATTATTTGGAAAGTATTTTATTGAACTTGATCAGTAATGCGATTAAGTATAAGAACCCGGATCGCCGACCCGAAATACAAATAAAGGCCTACCATAAGGAAGGAGTGCCTAGCATTGAAATTCGGGATAATGGTGTGGGAATCGATCTGGTACGACATGGCCATAAAGTTTTCGGATTGCATAAAACCTTTCACAAAAATTCGGATGCCAGGGGGGTAGGCCTTTTTATGGTGAAAGTGCAAATGGAAGCCATGGGTGGAGAGGTTGATGTTGATAGTGAGCCGGATGAAGGCTCAGTTTTTATTTTAAAGTTTAAACCTGACTTGCAGCGTTTATGA
- a CDS encoding NAD(P)H-dependent oxidoreductase → MQLLKALNWRYATKKFDLSLKLRIDQLNFLKEAIRLSVSSYGLQSYKVLIIENQVLRKDLRAVSWDQAQITDASHLFIFCARKTDIEAEVDAFVNRVQDKGSASQVIQEYGQSIKASLKRKSAEELRNWSARQTYIALNSLMIACAEAEIDACPMEGFDAEAYNRILALEEEGYEATVIAPVGFRSTEDQSQFRPKVRKSEKELFEYIE, encoded by the coding sequence ATGCAATTATTAAAAGCTTTGAATTGGCGCTATGCCACCAAGAAATTTGATCTCAGCCTAAAACTGCGAATAGATCAACTGAACTTTTTAAAGGAGGCGATTCGATTATCTGTATCCTCCTATGGATTGCAGAGCTATAAAGTGCTCATCATTGAGAACCAAGTACTAAGAAAGGACCTTCGAGCGGTATCTTGGGATCAAGCTCAAATCACAGATGCTTCCCATCTCTTTATTTTCTGTGCTCGGAAGACGGATATCGAAGCTGAGGTAGATGCCTTTGTAAATCGTGTTCAGGATAAGGGATCAGCATCTCAAGTCATACAGGAATATGGCCAATCCATAAAAGCCAGTTTAAAACGGAAGTCGGCTGAGGAATTGAGAAACTGGTCAGCTAGGCAAACTTATATCGCTCTAAACTCCTTAATGATCGCCTGTGCAGAAGCAGAAATTGATGCCTGTCCGATGGAGGGTTTTGATGCTGAAGCTTACAATCGAATTTTAGCTTTGGAGGAGGAAGGCTATGAGGCGACTGTTATCGCTCCGGTAGGATTTAGATCAACGGAAGATCAAAGCCAGTTCCGGCCTAAGGTTCGAAAAAGTGAAAAAGAACTATTCGAGTACATAGAATAG
- a CDS encoding GNAT family N-acetyltransferase, producing MKNPNLYNMLSLWQEVGQLSGQYFESRNWAAAYSFDSHWPNRIWLKPDADLENLLAPDELSVPLRLVLWQNEVAEQKPEVWGWDEAFRLTAMSSDLNDVKAPKGKLRLQKLNSAEDYKNWSQLFEEAFAYRYSPNLVASTHRILDYYLAFEGNQAIGTIAIYRDTLGGTGLYSMGVPARFRRRGFAQEILRGALNFLKEEGHQKVYLQASEMGRPLYLQNGFQSDFEIIHYQ from the coding sequence ATGAAGAATCCTAATCTATATAATATGCTTAGCCTCTGGCAGGAGGTAGGGCAATTGAGTGGACAGTATTTCGAGTCGCGAAATTGGGCCGCGGCCTATAGTTTCGATTCGCATTGGCCTAACCGGATTTGGCTAAAGCCTGATGCGGATTTAGAAAATTTACTCGCTCCGGATGAGCTCTCTGTTCCTTTACGCTTGGTACTCTGGCAAAATGAAGTGGCTGAACAAAAGCCAGAGGTTTGGGGATGGGATGAAGCATTTAGACTCACGGCAATGTCCTCTGATCTAAATGATGTGAAAGCTCCAAAGGGGAAACTGCGTTTACAAAAACTGAATTCGGCAGAGGACTATAAAAACTGGTCTCAGCTATTTGAAGAGGCCTTTGCCTATCGCTACAGTCCCAATTTAGTGGCCAGCACCCATCGTATTCTGGATTATTATCTGGCTTTCGAAGGAAATCAAGCCATTGGAACTATTGCAATCTATCGAGATACTTTAGGCGGAACCGGACTGTATTCTATGGGAGTGCCTGCGCGTTTTCGTCGCCGGGGATTTGCCCAGGAAATTCTAAGAGGGGCGCTCAACTTCTTGAAAGAAGAGGGCCATCAAAAAGTATATCTCCAAGCCTCTGAAATGGGTAGGCCTTTGTATTTGCAAAATGGCTTTCAATCCGATTTTGAAATTATTCACTACCAATAA
- a CDS encoding DMT family transporter translates to MNQFGLSLLTVLLGIFIVTQGSMNARLGQQTGSAFLASSISLAIGFILSLSVLIFQLSSRNLKSSLEGIPWYNWIGGGLFSFSAVSLFYFLIPRQGIASTVVISLSSQLLYAMLAGSMGWFDLPVEAITPRKVLGVIALLGSVILLKS, encoded by the coding sequence ATGAACCAGTTTGGCTTATCTCTATTAACGGTGCTCCTGGGGATATTTATCGTAACCCAGGGTAGCATGAATGCCCGCTTGGGACAGCAAACCGGCAGTGCCTTTTTGGCTAGTTCCATCAGCTTGGCAATTGGCTTTATTCTGAGCCTCAGTGTATTGATATTTCAATTGAGCAGCCGCAATCTAAAAAGCAGTTTGGAGGGTATTCCCTGGTACAATTGGATTGGTGGTGGACTCTTTAGCTTCAGTGCAGTAAGTCTCTTTTATTTTCTGATCCCCCGACAGGGAATTGCCAGTACGGTGGTGATAAGCCTAAGTAGTCAATTGTTGTATGCGATGTTGGCCGGTAGTATGGGCTGGTTCGACCTTCCGGTGGAGGCGATAACTCCACGGAAAGTCCTGGGTGTAATCGCCCTGTTGGGTTCTGTAATCCTACTTAAATCATAG
- a CDS encoding cyclase family protein → MKTKKNFFQVLAFQFLIWGAQAQEVGQSPWGPEDEIGSLNMMTDSSRIQILSQIGSGQVYDLSVDYFVGMPSFHSLGDPSYQYWLTHTPHGTVVDNPNGMGEAMNEKVSYTGDAVSMYTHMGTHIDALNHFGLNGLIWNGFSPEEHLGDKGWKKTGAEKIPPIIARGLLLDVRALVDSFPPNYRITIQDLKACLKRQKTEIQKGDVILIRTGQAKHYEDAAHYLHQYPGISLAAAQWLVEEKGAMLLGADNLSFEAFPPEKEDNWVPVHTYLLAERGVMFLEQMMLEDLAKDKVYEFAFIAASLKLRGASGSPMRPIAIPIN, encoded by the coding sequence ATGAAAACAAAGAAAAATTTTTTTCAAGTCCTTGCCTTTCAATTTCTTATTTGGGGCGCACAGGCACAGGAAGTAGGACAAAGCCCTTGGGGTCCGGAGGATGAAATCGGCAGTCTCAATATGATGACCGACAGTAGTCGCATTCAGATTCTATCGCAGATTGGCAGTGGTCAGGTCTACGATCTCAGCGTAGATTATTTCGTAGGTATGCCCAGTTTCCACTCTCTCGGAGATCCTTCGTATCAATATTGGCTTACTCATACTCCGCATGGTACAGTGGTGGATAATCCTAATGGAATGGGAGAGGCCATGAATGAGAAAGTCTCCTATACTGGAGATGCTGTTTCCATGTACACCCATATGGGGACGCATATCGATGCCCTCAATCATTTTGGTTTGAATGGCTTGATTTGGAATGGCTTTAGTCCGGAAGAACATTTAGGCGACAAGGGTTGGAAGAAAACCGGAGCGGAGAAAATTCCGCCCATTATCGCACGGGGCCTATTGCTGGATGTGCGAGCTCTGGTAGATTCTTTTCCGCCCAATTATCGCATTACAATTCAGGATTTAAAAGCCTGTTTGAAACGTCAGAAAACCGAAATTCAGAAAGGGGATGTGATCCTAATTCGTACCGGCCAGGCAAAGCATTATGAAGATGCCGCCCATTACCTCCATCAATATCCGGGAATCAGCTTGGCTGCGGCTCAGTGGTTAGTAGAAGAAAAGGGGGCTATGTTATTGGGGGCTGACAATCTAAGTTTTGAAGCCTTTCCTCCCGAAAAAGAAGATAATTGGGTACCGGTGCACACCTATTTATTGGCCGAAAGAGGAGTCATGTTTTTGGAGCAAATGATGTTGGAAGATTTGGCGAAGGATAAGGTCTATGAATTTGCATTTATAGCCGCATCTCTAAAATTGCGAGGGGCCAGCGGATCACCTATGCGTCCGATCGCGATTCCGATAAACTAG